The genomic interval ATCAGTCAGCAGCAGAGTTTGATGATGTCACTCTTGCCAAAAAAAGGGAGTATTGGAGGACCAAGAAAAGAGAGCAAAGAGCGAGAAAGTCATTGGCCAAGAAGAGGATCAGAAATGAAAATCTGGGGACATGTAAACATGCAGTTAGTATGTCCACTGTTAGTTATGAACACTCCTCACTGATACCTAAAGTGGCAAGTGATCGTCCAGTGAATAATAGTGATGTTTCATGCAAACTGGAAGATGTTGATACTCCTATAAACTCCTCCAGCTTAAGTCTATTAGTATCTGagagtaatattaatacattgcCATACCAGAAAGAAAGATGGTTACAGAGGCCTAAACTCAGCAATGTCTTACCTCAGTTCCAAGAAACAAGCACAAAGTCCCAGAAGGGTGTAACGGGCAATAATAAAGTAGTAAGGTCTTCAGTTACGGGGTCATCAAACACAGATGCTACAATGGTTGAACACAGTGAGTCTCTCTGCCAAACAGGCTATTCAGGGCCTACTGCATTTATTGAGTTGTATCCAAACAGCACATTAACTCAAAAAACAAGAACGTCTCCCCTTAATGGCAACAATTTAGAAATGTCTCGGCAAAGCCTTGTATCCATGGTGTTACCTGAACACAACAATCAAAATAAGTCtcagattaaaaaatgtttaccaCTCAGACTCTTGACCACTGCAGATTATACAGTTTACAAAGACCAGAGTTACCTTGGCAGCAAAAGTCCCATCACAAAGAAAAACACCTGTGCCTTTGAGTCAGAGCAGAACACCACTGGAGCTAGAACCACTGGAACGCCAAAGACCGAAGAAGAGATGGCTGCTAAGCGTAGAGAAAAATGGCGCATCAAAAAGCGAGAGCAGAGAGCAAAGCATGCTGTAACACTGGCCATGGACAGAGAAGGGAGACTTGGACAACCTTCCTGTATTGGGACAGTACAGGCTTCATCTCTTGTTAACAGTAAGGCCTTGAGAAGAATCAACCACAACTCTGCAAAACCTGTATCCATCAATCAGCACTCATTGGGATTAAAAGTTCTGGGATCTCAGGCATCATTTGCAATTAACTCAAAACGATATAATGTTCAGGGCACCAAACCATCTTTATCCTCCTTTTCACAGCAGTCCTCAAGTGCTAACCATACTATTAACAAATCCAGTGTGCATAAACGTACTCCAAGGAGACACCATCAAATGCAGATGTCTCTTCTTGATGCTTCCATAGGTGAGAATCCGGAGGTTAGGCATGCCAAGCAGAAAGAGTACTGGCGAATCAAAAAGCATGAACAGAGAGCAAGGCTCTCTGCAGAGGTGAAAGTCCAATTTAAGGATCAAGATGTACTTAAGCGTCACGTTAAACTATACCAAAACACTGAAATATGCGGGGATCAAGCAGGCTGCCAGAAAGCTGACCGATCAACAGAAAAAGCACTGACAAGTGCTTCTGAGATCATTGGTGGTTTTATCAAAGAAGAAGACACAGTAACAGTCTCCATTTCAAAGACTACTCCCAAGGCTTCTCTAGCTGCAAGTCATGGTGATTCAAATGTGAAATGCATCGGAGAGTTAAAAGTTCAGGTTCAGGTTAGTTCGCCCCTATATCCAGATGCTCCATCAGTCACAAAGTCACCAAAGTTAGTTGCTGTCTGGAAAAAGGCTGCTTCATGCAGCATTTCTAGTAATTTCATAAATGCTCACAAAAAGTCTATTAAGCACAAATTTTCAAGCACCTCTCAGGGTAAGTCTAAGTTAGCCAAAGGTGCAGTGATGGGCAGTATGACATTGACCATCCAGTCTGGCAGCCTAACAGAAGAGGAGCGGGTAGCCCGAATGAGGGAGTACTGGAGAATAAAGAAACGAGAGCAGAGAGCTAATCGGGTTGCTCGGCTCACGAATGGTCTGCTTAAGTCAAAGGTTTCAGTGTTAAAACAGAGAAAGTCAAACCAGAAGTCAACCAAAGGTTACCATTTAATTTTGCCTCCACACAGTATTTCTTCATCTGTTGATACAAGAATTTGTGACTCCTCAGCCAGTGCCCCATTTCTTACTGCCACAAGAAAACAAGAACATATCTATCCCTCTATACAGACTGTATTTTCTATCCCAGAAATTACTCCATGTATTATTGCTACAAACAACAAACCTTCACCCTGTTCACCCTCAGAGTCACGCATTGAGCCTCCAGCAGTTGCCGACCAAAATGCTTTTACTCTTCAGGCTGTGTCCTCCATGAAAAAGCTCTTGGAGGAATCTATTAGCACTGTGGAAGACAGTAATGCCACAATTGTGCATGTTAAGTGTGAAAATGAACCTCTTCCTTGTAAAACTGAAGATGACcttacttctgaagatactgagaCAAATGTACAGTCAAATGTTACCATACAACCGAACGTCTTATTGGAGTGTGACGTCTCAACAGATACAATCCTTGAAAAAGACATCAAATTGAGTCCATCGATTTACCACTCACCCTCAAAGGCATTATCTTCTGAAGACACCAGCCAGTATAACTCTCATAATTTAAGTCAAGGGGCTGTAGATCTAACTCATGCCCTTTCTCTAGTGGAAAGGCAACATATGTGCAGAGACACCCAGAAACATAGTGATGAAAGAAGAGGTCCTGATCAGTGCTGCCCTTCACAGTCCATGGAAGAGCAACAGCTCGATGAAAACAAAGAGCTTCAACGAAAGAGAGAATATTGGCGTTTAATGAAGAGACAACAGAGGGCCAGAAAAGCCAATAGAAGACAGGGCAGCAAAGATGCGGTTCTTCACAGTATGGCTTCACAGGTTAGTGTCATATTTCTAGGGCATTTATCAAAGGGGAGATTCTGGGCCAAGTGGGCCAAATGCTGGTTGTTGCTGGTTGATGGGCAGTGGGGTGAATAATGAGAGGGTTTCAGGTTAGTTTGTTGATTTAAAGCTTTACCATAACTTGTTCAGAATTGTTAGGAAGCAGGTTATCCATAGAGTGGGGGGTTTCCTTCAGTCCTGCAGGTTGTTAGCTGAAAATTATTGTCTTCAAAAACTTGCTGAAATATAGGATTGCCAAACAAAGTAGTATTTTGACTAGCTCTACTCAACACGTGACCCATGGCCCTCGAGCCATGATTTTGGGGCCTGCGTTGttgtcaatataaaaaaataaaaataaaaattagcatACACAGTCTACTTGCctcattaatataaaattatttctaTGGCAATCGAGGCAATAGGGATCTTGCTTTGCGCCCCCCTGAGCTTTCTAAAGTTGAGTAGCCCTATCTTAGATTCGGAACAAATCtttgcttttaaaaacatgtgCAGAGTGCAACTTTTACAATGGTGAAAACAATAATTAGTGAAAAAAAATTCTAACTGCATTTTAAATTCTTTAGCCAGAACAGGTGAAAGGTGGCAGAAGTCAAATTCAGTATTCACCTTCTGCTGCATCACAAAGCTCCACATGCCACACTATCGTCTCCAATAATCATGATGTTAATACTGCTGTCACTGCACCTCTTAATCCTATCCTGGTGAGTCCTAACATCACTAACCAACATCCTTCAAAGGAACAAAGGCTGCTGCCAGTAAAAGACCCACAAGATCAGGCATCACAGGCTCATCAGGAAAAACCATGGCAGACCCAGTTTTCACACACTTCGAGCCAAACTGTCATGCAAGATATGTCCCAGGACACTGCCACATTCAGACAGATTCTCatgcagaagaaaacaaaaaggtGCACAAAGCCTGCAGGTCCAAAAACACAGCTAACAGATCCATTCTTTGGTGAATCAAAAACTAAGAGAAGCCACATCATGGCAACACCAAATGCACAAGAAGAGTCCGAGGAAGTTATACGTAGAAGACGCATGCACTGGAGGATAAAAAAACAGGAGCAGAGAGCAAGAAATGCAGCACATGATAGAAAGTTTCACCAGAGAGTGGTCAACGACTGGGGTCCCATTCCTCCACAGGTAAGGAAAATTAGAGCATGTGTAGATGCGcagtgcagtgtttctcaaccagggggcctctaaattatttaaaatgggcCATATTGAAATATTCAGACTTCCATCCCACTACTACGAGTTTCATTCCACACCTGCCCTCAGTCATGGTATGTTACTCCAGATATGTACACATCAGGGGCTAGAGATGCCtaggagtcaaaaaggttgagaaccactggcataGTGCACAACATTTTagattttacaatttttttttttttaacatatatatatgtgtgtgtgtgtgtgtatatacacaacattttagattttactatttttttttaatatatatataatatatatttcattatagcCAAAACAATTAGTCGAGCAACGTTGATgataaaaaattgtctacaaaaatgtttcattgtcgaatagtcgtttgatctcatttaacgtaacgtgATCACATTAAATTCTATTGATGacacgcgagagcagcactgcagttcgcgcctgaatgaggagaggaagaaaacacagctcgcAGTCCAGATGCAGTCCAGACGCAgacacagcttcaggtgatgttgatcaaaaagtatgataatgcaaaaatacaaaataagtaaatacagaaacgctctcgttgtggaataagtggagctggagctgctgctccactgaagcaaaacttgcatttcGAGCGTCTTTAAAGCAAACACCgtggcattacatcttaaatgcagtaatattgagctttattaaagttcaaataacacggaagcagatcatataaataactacaaactccaaaactggcatttcttgtacggtcagcacctcttctatgagttgcgcgaatgtcctgatctaatggggaagagattgaaactgcacccggctgatgcacactctgtcactcATCCCTCAAGAatgcacacttaatgcagctagattataacgtgatggcttgtgatttattgaatcataatatatgtcactgtgcatttcgtatcatgaagaaaattggcaatgcgcagatttattaataagagagagtttgtttttttgagagttaaagatggattgaagtgaacagaaaagtgagagagtgtagtcttcgccccattatgcaacaaaaatacgtttttggtttgtttttgttttggcttgttttgcaatataaatatctaaaactcctttaaaatgaCGTACaattactttagcagctatactgcagaggaaaaaaatttttatctgagaatgttgaatataatattaaaaatataaatattttaaaatatctaaaaattctttaaaaaaaaaaaatgcattcacctgagaagcagcatataagatatttagacttttagagaatagatctttaatataagtatattttgtctttactgcactcgcaaaagtataaccaagtgaatacACTTATGtacaaaatacacttgtatttaagatacattctcttaaagcaagtctaaatatcttaaatgttgcttctcaagtaaatgtatctcattttaaatggaaaacaagacaaaaacacttcataacaataggactttttttttgcagtgaatttctttactgaattaaacttaaaaatgttttccctttaattcagtgaatgtcatttagagatatttttaaaagatgattttgtcctgtttattgttagtaagcacatttaatacaaccttttaagttggggcacaagctgaataattaagagctaatgattaatcgttgcaataattgccgaatagtcgaataatcattctaataatcgtttgattagccgattatcaaaataatcattagttgcagccataATATTCATAATTGAATACATAAAATGTCTATGGCAGGGGCAGGCAATCTTCTTGATGTGAagtttttaatttgtattgataTTTACTAGGACTggttattgatacagatttcctgattagATTCTGATTTGCAAGCTCTTGATTTGGTTGATTATGATTCagcttgattatattttgattaatttgggtatatttcactTATAATGTCATttataatgtcaattttgcttccatatgaaagcaatttaatgattctcaataccagtttcgataccacaacaaaatattaatttgataatttttttatttatattaactttatatccccccccccccctttttatcCCTTTCCCATAAGATTGCAATTTGGCACATTTCTGTTccagtgttctgattggctgttcacatcagaggtggcacacacagtgtggctcaaccttctcagtgtgaaaattatTTGCATAGTCTAAAGTTCACAGTTAGAACAGTAGGTCTCATTTACTAACCATGCATACGCATCTATCTGTGTGTGAAATCTGTGTATGAACTTTTTCACACAGAAATCGTCTTCTAAAActtatttagaataaaaaaaaaaaattaagaccaaATGTATGCAAAAAGGAAATTCTTATAATAAGGAAAATTACTGCCATTggtgcaattcaagcttgaagtaccacctgttggcagtaagcgaaactccagctgtataggtaaCGCGCAGCTGTATAGAGAACAGACTAAACTCCGGCTTGCTTGACACTATCGACGGAACCAGATGAGatatgcattcttgcattcaaaaacagctggatggagcgcaaTAATGAATGCAGGTATCTCGAATCGTATTTTTCTGTTTCTATCTacatttttaacttaaaaaaaacccAAAGTGGGATGCTCCGACTCAGGTgtacagattgatgaattcaaataaaatggattgctgtggactgtaggccaatgataagatatgttcaataatatggaaataaacaatatattgtcttctaaagccactttttatatcgtcttatcaatgctttgCTCGCCTgccacaataatttattttttttaaatataaattagatttgtaattatttatacAATATCACATGAGTAAGAGGGATGTGATTCAGCTGTAGGACcaaggacgtgtgtgtgtgtgtgtgtgtgagacagcgagcgagcgagagagagagagagagagtgtgtgacgTCCTCTGCCTACATAATGcaggcatacaaatggaaatcactTCACtgcacacaaggagctctaaactacgattgcacactagcagccacaTGTGTTGTACAGTGAGTTCGGCTGTAACTGCGGAAACTGAAACAGGAGCAGGAGAGAGATGCGCCCTTTCAGCATGAGAGATTGATTCTCTCTTTGAAGCTTGagagtgatctgctctgactgcgcgtgagaaaattaaagtttacaggggtttaaagctgaagtatgtaatttctgcaccaccaaacagaactgcaaaaataaactttgttttcaaaacagcttgcaGAATATGCCCCCCTTATATTATACTGAATTATACTGCAAGGTATTAACAGTGCAAgaaataaacagaagaagaaacatcttgataATCTGCAAATAGAAggagatattagatatggattcaattaatccagtgtgttgggcatttctccgcttgagctgcgtgagttgaactTGCTAACACCGGCCaaatgaaccgctttaaaacaagttaaatacctcattcaaatgcatcctatttatacatgagattcatcaatatatccacaaaatttaTTGAAAGACAtacatctgcacagtgaagcgaatgaacaggtgaacttgaactaaataaTCGTAATTTGCGTTGCGTAACTTGAGTTGTAAATACACTTTTTCCATAAGAAACATGCTACATGCAGTGTAATTTCCTTTCACAGAAAATGtataagtctctaaagcatgaagaattcagagtacagGCTAACTTCTAAATGTAGCTAACACCTCAGTCTATtgattattatttcaggagctggGGTTTTAGGgttatgtacatttatactgtatgtttgatacatttttacattcgaaaatgtttatacattttttctaaatatttgaatgaagtttggtctgttacagtttgacacttttttgtaAATTTTGCACGTCATCATAAAGTAAAAGATAGTTaactaaaattgtcatttttgtaaaactgactaaaattaatgaatataacatTCCGACTATATAACaactatttttaaaggacatttttgtcaaaagactaaaactgtgactaaaatgaaaaacaaaattaacacggcagttgataaagcaagtgaaactcTAGGCCTAATaacagtgtgacaaggaggagggtgtggctggaccgtgatggtgcacggccggcgctgaatctgctgatcagcaggagagcgagataaaggggagccggagatgccagtttgagagagagagacgcacgtggccgcgctgcatgtgtgtctgtgttattttatgttttatgttggtttaagttcatttatatcattaaacctttatgttgactctTCAGCCGGTTCcggcctcctccttgcccgacccTGAACTGACCtacacactgtaaactaaaaacataaaacgagcaataatggggataaaatataatttattaaacatgaaaataatatgtacaagaagtcaatttgagaagtcatacatattagtaaacatgcacagtaacaTCCACAGACAACGGATCGCGATTGgtaaacacacgagtaatgttcgattcataaaagcattacccctaccaaacaacatactgtatccaattccaagcattatatcaggtaaacaactttgccaaacggataacagaaaCATCCATCCAAACTGCAGCGATgccatcctgaactgtgtgactgactgaactggaCAGCGTCCTCAGCCAGAACACGtgacagccggcacttctttccACCTGTTTACCCAGGGCCCTATTAAGATACCGCAAGGCCCTGAGGGCTCACCGTTCCGCCACTTCTCATTTTTGTCCACCAGGTTCTCTGatggcttagaaaagtaaaaCCATACATCTCCTTAATAAGCTTCATGATTTCAGGTATCATGTCTGCAGCACAAACGGCATGGGATGAGTAAAGTCGGTTGCACACTGGACGAGAAGCGCCATGTTGCGGCTAGGTCACGGCACAGGTATCATATGCGGGGCTCGTCAATGCagttcaggttgcagacagtacacacaagtTACCATGGTTTTTCCCTTGTTCAAGAATGAAGAACGCTAaaataaataatctatgtcctttgctaatgatttgggttgaatttaatggaaaatatgcgagttgcacTCTATGAtgtggcagaaatttgagcagcctccagagtcGTAGCTGGGCACTGCCGACAGACGCCAAGTGGTGGCGacggtgtgcgtaccttcatgTCATCCGCCAGATGCGTCTGGTGTGCTACCCCCTTAACACCTTAAAGTTTTTTGGTGGAAGAAGATGAAGCAGAATAATAAACAAGAATAAGCACTTTTATAagtacaataaaaaattataataattgcaCAAGCAAGTGCTACTACATAAAAGGCACTACAAAATAGAGCTCACAGTAAGAACCGTATGTAACATTATTGAAAAACCCTGTAATAATTGCACAGCACATTCTTTGTTTCCTGGGGAGCCCCAGCCATATGCTGGTACCAGAATATTTGGAAACAGattggtgggctcttttgacttggggcagTGTTCAGAGCTATCATGTGGGGCCCCAGGGATATCTAGGCATCAGAATAGCACAGAGATGTGGGGGAGGTCTCTTTTAACTTGGGCCCCAACCATACCTCAGCACCAGAttaatttttgttattaacaattttattgattccatataacaaataataaaaaaaaacaacagaatatTTGGAGTCACATTATATAAATTTACAACCCTTCCCCCTGAACATTAACCCCcacacccaacacaaacagacaaCCCAGTGGTCAAATGCCAATTGACAATGACATACAagcagacaataaaacagtagaaaatatttagaaatatataaattatacgttcaaaaacaaaaaggttacaacacacacatttaaaacaacaagtctccctccactgcccctacccgagagccttctaaataggctaaatagctgccccatttcttgTTGAAGAGATCtgtgttgcctagccttctatgtgACAAATCTTCAAATgttgctaccctgcccatctccgcgtaccactcacgaaatgagggcgctccagccaacttccatcccctaaggatgacctgactgccaatcataacaccggccaggacccaattcttcatgtacgtatcccctacatcaatgaccgccccatcgcctaaaatacagagtctggggcaaaatgagatttgagaacccaatatgtcacacataaaactctgaaccctcaaccaaaattcttgtatcttaacacaccaccaaaaaacatgggttgtgtccccatcttctgattggcattgccagcaggtgggtgtgtctttaagaccaagcctatacaatctagagggggtccaatagaaattATGTACTACAGTGTATTTAAGATtttacactgatgcctcatggccttttccaaatgcggtaatcaccacttccagagtatctgccgctttaggggggtgtatgctactcccaagaatagtacaaagcaggtggcgcagctataaatacataaagaatcccaaaatattgaactatattttcaaaggatctcaacactccactctcatataggtcaccgagcgtattaacctccctctcaatccactctgtccagcagaaaggggacatattaatacataattttgggttcagccatatactcaaggcaacattttaaataaatgtccgatttaaatactctggatacttttgtccataccgagtgcaaatgcgagataacggggtgtaacttctccagttagtttaataggctttgcaatggtgaaataggggcaagaaattcctgttcactacaaaaccagggaggggctctctcaggtggaagtgaccaatgagccaaaagtctgagaccaaatgcataataataaaacaaaatcttgtgtaggcctaacccacctttgtcaatcggcctatgcagcttattgaaatgtaatctgggacgcttaccattccaaattaaggattttgctatgctatcaaattgcttgaaataagagagggggacatctacagggagagattgttgcaggtagttgaattttggaatacaattcattttaataacattaactttcccaatcataaataaatgtaatgaagcccacctgcccacatcactcaatttttttattaaggggtcaaaattaactaactaaatcacacaaatttgctgggaataaaatgcccaaatacttaatgccctgtttgggccactggaagtcacccggctgaaaagccattactgggcagtacgctgtcagagccaaagcttcggatttagaccaactgactctgtatcctgagaacttagaaaaggaatgaataattctgtggaggcaaggcatagatctagtagggtcggaggacaagtaaataaatattatctgcgtaaagcaaaagcttatgtgccatacctcccgccaccacccctggaagatcattttcctttcttatcgcggctgctaatggttctagggcaagacagaacaataatggtgaaagcgggcaaccctgccgggtgcccctgtccagagtaaaataatctgaaattaatccatttgtttgtaccgccgctaccgtgtgtctataaagtaactttatccatccaataaaagtattcccgaccccgtatatttccaaaatcttaaaaaaaataatcccattctaccatatcaaacgctttttcggtgtcaagtgagatggcagtgtctggagtctgatcattcaccatgTGATCattcacatgatattgatgagatgcctgatgttatcagaagtgcTGCggctccgaataaaccccacctgatctataagagaggtcataatcggttagccaaaatttgtgacatatgtttacatctagctggatcagggaaattggacggtaactcgtacactcgcttgaatctttgtcctttttaagaatcagactaatccgggcttgtgtcatggttggtgaaagctttccattctttaatgattccatataaacttctagcaaaagtggagccagttctgtagcataagatctaaaaaaaaaattccgcGGCAAATCCATCTTGCCTacaggtaaggccttaattaccttgccaagctcctccaaagttatctcagaatcaagagaatttttttgctcagtcgtcagtttagggagatccacaatgtttctaatatcttcatcagtagatgaagatgtggaactatagagatcaagatagaattctttaaaagcattattaatatcaatggccgaggtaaatatttcacaaccagcagatttcactgagggaataatagaaaaagactctctctgctttatatatctcaccggtttatgacataaaaagtattaaaactagcaaagtgcgcagagctcgccgttcacacgtccgaccctcgcatggcgccactcAGCCAAACATTAACATAGAAACATTGGTGTGGGGGGGGTCTTTTGAATTGGGGCAGTGTGCAGAGGCCCTTGTGGGGCCCCAGGGATATTTAGGCACCATAATATCATAGAGACATTATGGGGAAGGGGATCTTTTGACATGTGGGTCCCAGGGATATATTAGCACCAGAATATCAAATTAACATGGGggagggctcttttgacttggagcACTGTTCACAGGCCCCAAAGGTAGCCCCAGGGATATCTAGGcaccagaatattatagagatGTGGGGGAGTGCTTTTTTAACTTGGGGCCCCAACCATACCTCAGCACCAGAGTAACATAGAAAAATGGGTGTGGGGCAGTGTTCACAGGCTCCATTGGGAACCCCAGACCTAGTCTCTATAGCAGCTTCAGTTGGCTAAGAACTGCCTAGTTAGACAGGAAGAGGCTGTCTgtctgacatgtaaagtgaccaatcacggtttgttttgttcaaCGTCACAGGAAGGGGCAGATAAATCTAACAATGATTCAGCTACA from Myxocyprinus asiaticus isolate MX2 ecotype Aquarium Trade chromosome 1, UBuf_Myxa_2, whole genome shotgun sequence carries:
- the LOC127421828 gene encoding uncharacterized protein LOC127421828 isoform X2; translation: MSNKASTKRHYQSAAEFDDVTLAKKREYWRTKKREQRARKSLAKKRIRNENLGTCKHAVSMSTVSYEHSSLIPKVASDRPVNNSDVSCKLEDVDTPINSSSLSLLVSESNINTLPYQKERWLQRPKLSNVLPQFQETSTKSQKGVTGNNKVVRSSVTGSSNTDATMVEHSESLCQTGYSGPTAFIELYPNSTLTQKTRTSPLNGNNLEMSRQSLVSMVLPEHNNQNKSQIKKCLPLRLLTTADYTVYKDQSYLGSKSPITKKNTCAFESEQNTTGARTTGTPKTEEEMAAKRREKWRIKKREQRAKHAVTLAMDREGRLGQPSCIGTVQASSLVNSKALRRINHNSAKPVSINQHSLGLKVLGSQASFAINSKRYNVQGTKPSLSSFSQQSSSANHTINKSSVHKRTPRRHHQMQMSLLDASIGENPEVRHAKQKEYWRIKKHEQRARLSAEVKVQFKDQDVLKRHVKLYQNTEICGDQAGCQKADRSTEKALTSASEIIGGFIKEEDTVTVSISKTTPKASLAASHGDSNVKCIGELKVQVQVSSPLYPDAPSVTKSPKLVAVWKKAASCSISSNFINAHKKSIKHKFSSTSQGKSKLAKGAVMGSMTLTIQSGSLTEEERVARMREYWRIKKREQRANRVARLTNGLLKSKVSVLKQRKSNQKSTKGYHLILPPHSISSSVDTRICDSSASAPFLTATRKQEHIYPSIQTVFSIPEITPCIIATNNKPSPCSPSESRIEPPAVADQNAFTLQAVSSMKKLLEESISTVEDSNATIVHVKCENEPLPCKTEDDLTSEDTETNVQSNVTIQPNVLLECDVSTDTILEKDIKLSPSIYHSPSKALSSEDTSQYNSHNLSQGAVDLTHALSLVERQHMCRDTQKHSDERRGPDQCCPSQSMEEQQLDENKELQRKREYWRLMKRQQRARKANRRQGSKDAVLHSMASQPEQVKGGRSQIQYSPSAASQSSTCHTIVSNNHDVNTAVTAPLNPILVSPNITNQHPSKEQRLLPVKDPQDQASQAHQEKPWQTQFSHTSSQTVMQDMSQDTATFRQILMQKKTKRCTKPAGPKTQLTDPFFGESKTKRSHIMATPNAQEESEEVIRRRRMHWRIKKQEQRARNAAHDRKFHQRVVNDWGPIPPQGHNNTSFCLEVLSIKSEDHLGYIAEPCQTGLKGRHVWSCKCLNQRSIIGIRGIKLCTRQ